In the Salmo trutta chromosome 33, fSalTru1.1, whole genome shotgun sequence genome, one interval contains:
- the LOC115172687 gene encoding KH domain-containing, RNA-binding, signal transduction-associated protein 1 isoform X2 translates to MKALQNVSDMSTDAKPEPKKGKMENESKYLPELLAEKDSLDSSFTHAMKLISAEIERIQKGESKKEAERETYLDLFTTKNIKVKERVLIPVKQYPRFNFVGKILGPQGNTIKRLQEETGAKISVLGKGSMRDKAKEEELRKGGEPKYAHLGMELHVFIEVFAPIPEAYLRMAHAMDEVKKFLIPDTMDGICQDQFMEIGYLNGGQDSQSRGRGGPPGRGRGAPPPNSAGARGRGMPPRGGAPRGGASRGGPPRGGSTRGAPAGRGGPPSTPARGGTAQRSRPPAQGTQRMLPSPAHSHQQHQRQHQHAPPPKADAYDEYPAYEESYAEPAYEGYDSYYSQQPPQADTEYYDYGHGEAQEAFEPYAQDDWEGSWPTTGGKAPPARQDKRGSYREHPYGRY, encoded by the exons ATGAAAGCTTTGCAGAACGTGAGCGACATGAGTACCGACGCTAAGCCCGAGCCTAAAAAAGGCAAAATGGAGAATGAAAGCAAATATCTCCCCGAACTTCTGGCAGAAAAAGACAGCCTGGATTCGTCATTTACTCACGCAATGAAACTGATATCTGCAG AGATCGAAAGGATTCAGAAAGGAGAGTCAAAGaaagaggcagaaagagaaacaTACTTGGACCTGTTTACCACAAAGAACATCAAGGTCAAAGAACGTGTGCTTATTCCCGTCAAGCAGTACCCAAGG TTCAACTTCGTTGGTAAGATTCTGGGACCCCAGGGGAACACGATCAAGCGACTCCAGGAGGAAACAGGAGCAAAGATCTCTGTGTTGGGCAAAGGTTCCATGAGAGACAAGGCGAAG GAGGAAGAGCTGAGAAAGGGTGGTGAGCCCAAATATGCTCATCTGGGCATGGAACTGCATGTCTTCATAGAGGTGTTTGCCCCCATACCTGAGGCATACCTGCGCATGGCTCATGCCATGGATGAGGTCAAGAAGTTCCTCATCCCT GACACCATGGATGGTATCTGCCAGGATCAGTTCATGGAGATTGGCTACCTAAATGGAGGTCAGGACTCACAATCCAGGGGAAGAGGGGGCCCCCCAGGCAGAGGCAGGGGAGCGCCCCCACCCAACTCTGCAGGAGCCAG GGGGCGAGGAATGCCACCTCGCGGAGGAGCCCCTCGTGGTGGAGCTTCCCGAGGAGGGCCACCCAGGGGTGGGTCCACCAGAGGGGCTCCAGCTGGCCGGGGTGGACCCCCTTCCACACCCGCTAGAGGAGGCACAGCACAACGTTCCAGACCCCCCGCACAAGGGACACAAAGGATGCTCCCGTCCCCAGCCCACTCCCACCAGCAGCACCAACGTCAGCACCAACATGCACCACCACCCAAGGCTGACGCCTATGATGAATAT CCTGCCTATGAAGAAAGCTATGCTGAGCCTGCATATGAAGGTTATGACAGTTATTACAGTCAACAACCTCCACAAGC GGATACAGAGTACTATGACTATGGACATGGAGAGGCTCAGGAGGCCTTTGAACCCTATG CCCAGGACGATTGGGAGGGTTCGTGGCCTACCACTGGAGGCAAAGCCCCTCCTGCAAGGCAGGATAAGCGGGGGTCCTACAGAGAGCATCCATACGGAAGATACTGA
- the LOC115172687 gene encoding KH domain-containing, RNA-binding, signal transduction-associated protein 1 isoform X1, whose translation MKALQNVSDMSTDAKPEPKKGKMENESKYLPELLAEKDSLDSSFTHAMKLISAEIERIQKGESKKEAERETYLDLFTTKNIKVKERVLIPVKQYPRFNFVGKILGPQGNTIKRLQEETGAKISVLGKGSMRDKAKEEELRKGGEPKYAHLGMELHVFIEVFAPIPEAYLRMAHAMDEVKKFLIPQDTMDGICQDQFMEIGYLNGGQDSQSRGRGGPPGRGRGAPPPNSAGARGRGMPPRGGAPRGGASRGGPPRGGSTRGAPAGRGGPPSTPARGGTAQRSRPPAQGTQRMLPSPAHSHQQHQRQHQHAPPPKADAYDEYPAYEESYAEPAYEGYDSYYSQQPPQADTEYYDYGHGEAQEAFEPYAQDDWEGSWPTTGGKAPPARQDKRGSYREHPYGRY comes from the exons ATGAAAGCTTTGCAGAACGTGAGCGACATGAGTACCGACGCTAAGCCCGAGCCTAAAAAAGGCAAAATGGAGAATGAAAGCAAATATCTCCCCGAACTTCTGGCAGAAAAAGACAGCCTGGATTCGTCATTTACTCACGCAATGAAACTGATATCTGCAG AGATCGAAAGGATTCAGAAAGGAGAGTCAAAGaaagaggcagaaagagaaacaTACTTGGACCTGTTTACCACAAAGAACATCAAGGTCAAAGAACGTGTGCTTATTCCCGTCAAGCAGTACCCAAGG TTCAACTTCGTTGGTAAGATTCTGGGACCCCAGGGGAACACGATCAAGCGACTCCAGGAGGAAACAGGAGCAAAGATCTCTGTGTTGGGCAAAGGTTCCATGAGAGACAAGGCGAAG GAGGAAGAGCTGAGAAAGGGTGGTGAGCCCAAATATGCTCATCTGGGCATGGAACTGCATGTCTTCATAGAGGTGTTTGCCCCCATACCTGAGGCATACCTGCGCATGGCTCATGCCATGGATGAGGTCAAGAAGTTCCTCATCCCT CAGGACACCATGGATGGTATCTGCCAGGATCAGTTCATGGAGATTGGCTACCTAAATGGAGGTCAGGACTCACAATCCAGGGGAAGAGGGGGCCCCCCAGGCAGAGGCAGGGGAGCGCCCCCACCCAACTCTGCAGGAGCCAG GGGGCGAGGAATGCCACCTCGCGGAGGAGCCCCTCGTGGTGGAGCTTCCCGAGGAGGGCCACCCAGGGGTGGGTCCACCAGAGGGGCTCCAGCTGGCCGGGGTGGACCCCCTTCCACACCCGCTAGAGGAGGCACAGCACAACGTTCCAGACCCCCCGCACAAGGGACACAAAGGATGCTCCCGTCCCCAGCCCACTCCCACCAGCAGCACCAACGTCAGCACCAACATGCACCACCACCCAAGGCTGACGCCTATGATGAATAT CCTGCCTATGAAGAAAGCTATGCTGAGCCTGCATATGAAGGTTATGACAGTTATTACAGTCAACAACCTCCACAAGC GGATACAGAGTACTATGACTATGGACATGGAGAGGCTCAGGAGGCCTTTGAACCCTATG CCCAGGACGATTGGGAGGGTTCGTGGCCTACCACTGGAGGCAAAGCCCCTCCTGCAAGGCAGGATAAGCGGGGGTCCTACAGAGAGCATCCATACGGAAGATACTGA